Proteins encoded in a region of the Flavobacterium sp. MDT1-60 genome:
- the rpsQ gene encoding 30S ribosomal protein S17, producing the protein MEEKRNLRKERIGVVTSNKMDKSIVIAEVRKVKHPLYGKFVLKTKKYVAHDETNDCNIGDTVRISETRPLSKTKCWRLVEILERAK; encoded by the coding sequence ATGGAAGAAAAAAGAAATTTAAGAAAAGAAAGAATAGGTGTTGTTACTTCAAATAAAATGGATAAATCTATTGTTATTGCTGAAGTAAGAAAAGTAAAACACCCATTATACGGTAAGTTCGTGTTGAAAACAAAGAAATACGTTGCACACGACGAAACAAACGACTGTAACATTGGAGATACTGTAAGAATTAGCGAAACGCGTCCTTTAAGTAAAACAAAATGTTGGAGATTAGTTGAAATCTTAGAAAGAGCTAAATAA
- the rpsH gene encoding 30S ribosomal protein S8, with translation MYTDPIADYLTRVRNAVAANHKVVEIPASNLKKEITKILFDQGYILSYKFEDNSVQGSIKIALKYDKDTKEPVIKDIQRISKPGLRKYAGAAKLPRILNGLGIAIVSTSKGLMTGKQAKQFNVGGEVICYVY, from the coding sequence ATGTATACAGATCCTATTGCAGATTATTTGACTAGAGTTCGTAACGCTGTGGCTGCAAACCACAAAGTTGTTGAAATTCCAGCTTCTAATCTAAAAAAAGAAATAACTAAGATCTTATTTGATCAAGGTTATATCTTGAGTTACAAATTTGAAGACAACTCTGTTCAGGGTTCAATCAAAATCGCTTTAAAGTATGATAAAGATACAAAAGAGCCTGTAATTAAAGATATCCAAAGAATTAGTAAACCTGGTTTACGTAAATATGCAGGTGCTGCCAAATTACCAAGAATCCTTAATGGATTAGGAATTGCAATTGTTTCAACTTCAAAAGGTCTTATGACTGGAAAGCAAGCGAAACAATTTAATGTAGGTGGTGAAGTAATTTGTTACGTATACTAA
- the ykgO gene encoding type B 50S ribosomal protein L36: MKVRASVKKRSPECIIVRRKGRLYVINKKNPRFKQRQG; this comes from the coding sequence ATGAAAGTTAGAGCATCAGTAAAAAAGAGAAGTCCCGAGTGCATCATTGTGCGTAGAAAAGGGAGATTGTACGTAATAAACAAAAAGAATCCTAGATTTAAACAAAGACAAGGATAA
- the rpsD gene encoding 30S ribosomal protein S4, protein MARYTGPKTRIARKFGEAIFGDDKSFEKRNYPPGQHGMAKKRGKKSEYAVQLMEKQKAKYSYGILEKQFRNLFKKASATKGVTGEVLLQLCEARLDNVVFRMGIAPSRRGARQLVSHRHVTVNGEVVNIASYHLKPGDKVAVREKSKSLEAIERSLSNSSHVYEWITWNNDLKEGTFVSVPARLQIPENIKEQLIVELYNK, encoded by the coding sequence ATGGCAAGATATACTGGTCCTAAAACTAGAATTGCTCGTAAATTTGGCGAAGCAATCTTCGGAGATGATAAATCTTTCGAAAAAAGAAATTACCCACCTGGACAACACGGGATGGCTAAAAAAAGAGGTAAAAAATCTGAGTACGCTGTTCAGTTAATGGAAAAGCAAAAAGCTAAATATTCTTATGGAATTTTAGAAAAACAATTCAGAAATTTATTTAAAAAAGCATCAGCTACTAAAGGTGTTACTGGTGAAGTTCTTTTACAATTATGTGAAGCAAGATTAGATAACGTTGTTTTTAGAATGGGTATCGCTCCTTCTAGAAGAGGTGCTAGACAATTAGTTTCTCACAGACACGTTACTGTAAATGGTGAAGTTGTAAATATAGCTTCTTATCACCTTAAACCTGGTGATAAAGTTGCAGTTCGTGAAAAATCTAAATCTTTAGAAGCTATCGAACGTTCTTTGTCAAATTCAAGTCATGTTTATGAATGGATTACTTGGAATAATGATCTTAAAGAAGGAACTTTCGTTTCTGTACCTGCAAGACTTCAGATTCCAGAAAACATTAAAGAACAATTAATCGTAGAGTTGTACAACAAATAA
- the rpmD gene encoding 50S ribosomal protein L30, translated as MAKLLVKQVRSKINCPLSQKRGLEALGLRKMGQVVEHDSNPAILGMINKVKHLVSVEEAK; from the coding sequence ATGGCTAAATTATTAGTAAAACAAGTAAGAAGCAAAATCAACTGTCCTCTTTCTCAAAAGAGAGGTTTGGAAGCTTTGGGTCTACGTAAAATGGGACAAGTTGTAGAGCATGATTCAAACCCTGCTATCCTTGGGATGATAAACAAAGTTAAACACTTAGTTTCTGTCGAAGAAGCTAAATAA
- the rplX gene encoding 50S ribosomal protein L24, translating into MIKLKIKSGDIVRVIAGDHKGAEGKVLRVYREKNKAIVEGVNMVSKHTKPSAKNPQGGIVKKEASIQISNISLIDPKTKEATRVGIRVEGDKKVRFSKKSNQVL; encoded by the coding sequence ATGATAAAGCTAAAAATAAAATCAGGAGATATCGTAAGAGTTATTGCTGGAGACCATAAAGGTGCTGAAGGTAAAGTTTTACGTGTTTACCGTGAGAAAAATAAAGCGATAGTTGAAGGTGTAAACATGGTTTCGAAACATACAAAACCAAGTGCTAAAAACCCTCAAGGTGGTATCGTTAAGAAAGAAGCTTCTATACAAATATCTAACATTTCACTAATTGATCCTAAAACTAAGGAAGCAACTAGAGTTGGTATTAGAGTAGAAGGAGATAAGAAAGTAAGATTTTCAAAAAAATCTAATCAAGTACTATAG
- the secY gene encoding preprotein translocase subunit SecY, with translation MKKFIESISNVWKIEELKNRILITLGLLLVYRFGAHVTLPGIDATQLTGLAGQTKNGLGSILDMFTGGAFSKASVFALGIMPYISASIVVQLMGIAIPYLQKLQNDGESGRKKINQITRWLTIAITLVQGPTYIYNLYRTLPGSAFLLGFNSPEFLFSSVIILVTGTIFAMWLGEKITDKGIGNGISLLIMVGILARLPQAFIQEFTTRVTNNNGGPMLLVIEIIVWLLVIISCVLLTMAVRRIPVQYARRTTTGDYEQDLAGGNRQWIPLKLNASGVMPIIFAQAIMFIPAAVAGLSKSDTSQSIVGAFSNMFGFWYNFVFATLIIVFTFFYTAITVPTNKMADDLKRSGGFIPGVRPGAETSDFLDKVMSLITFPGSLFLALIAVFPAIVVSIMDVQQSWAMFFGGTSLIIMVGVAIDTIQQINSYLLNKHYDGLMKTGKNRKAVA, from the coding sequence ATGAAGAAATTTATTGAATCAATAAGTAATGTTTGGAAAATCGAAGAACTGAAAAACAGAATCTTAATTACATTAGGATTGCTTTTAGTATATCGTTTTGGTGCACACGTTACGCTTCCTGGAATTGACGCAACTCAATTAACTGGTTTAGCGGGACAAACTAAAAATGGTTTAGGATCTATCCTAGACATGTTTACTGGGGGTGCTTTCTCTAAAGCTTCAGTTTTTGCTTTAGGTATTATGCCTTATATTTCTGCGTCTATTGTGGTTCAGTTGATGGGAATTGCGATTCCTTATTTGCAAAAACTTCAAAACGATGGAGAAAGTGGTAGAAAAAAGATTAATCAAATCACTCGTTGGTTGACTATAGCTATTACACTGGTTCAAGGTCCAACTTATATCTATAATTTATACAGAACATTGCCTGGTAGTGCATTCTTACTAGGCTTTAATTCTCCTGAATTTTTGTTCTCGTCAGTTATCATCTTAGTTACAGGTACAATTTTTGCTATGTGGCTTGGAGAGAAAATTACTGATAAAGGTATTGGAAATGGAATTTCATTATTAATTATGGTTGGTATCTTAGCTCGTTTACCGCAAGCTTTTATTCAAGAGTTTACAACGAGAGTTACCAATAACAATGGAGGTCCAATGTTATTAGTTATTGAAATTATTGTGTGGTTATTAGTGATTATTTCTTGTGTATTGCTTACAATGGCAGTACGTAGAATCCCGGTTCAATATGCTCGTCGTACGACAACTGGTGATTATGAGCAAGATTTAGCAGGTGGTAATAGACAATGGATTCCTCTTAAGCTTAATGCTTCAGGAGTTATGCCAATCATTTTTGCTCAGGCAATTATGTTTATACCTGCAGCTGTAGCTGGATTGTCTAAATCAGACACATCACAATCTATTGTTGGAGCATTTAGTAATATGTTCGGTTTTTGGTATAATTTTGTATTTGCAACTTTAATTATTGTATTTACATTTTTCTACACTGCAATTACTGTTCCTACTAACAAAATGGCTGATGATTTAAAAAGAAGTGGTGGTTTTATCCCGGGCGTTCGTCCAGGTGCTGAAACTTCAGACTTCTTAGATAAAGTGATGTCTTTAATAACTTTCCCAGGATCTTTATTCCTTGCTTTGATTGCTGTGTTCCCAGCTATTGTTGTAAGTATTATGGATGTACAACAATCTTGGGCAATGTTTTTTGGAGGTACCTCATTAATAATTATGGTTGGAGTTGCAATAGATACTATTCAGCAAATCAATTCATACTTGTTAAACAAACATTATGATGGTTTAATGAAGACTGGTAAAAATAGAAAAGCGGTAGCTTAA
- the rplN gene encoding 50S ribosomal protein L14, with amino-acid sequence MVQQESRLKVADNTGAKEVLTIRVLGGTKRRYASVGDKIVVSIKDATPNGNVKKGAVSTAVVVRTKKEVRRADGSYIRFDDNACVLLNAAGEMRGTRVFGPVARELREKQFMKIVSLAPEVL; translated from the coding sequence ATGGTACAACAGGAATCAAGACTAAAAGTAGCAGATAACACGGGAGCAAAAGAAGTTTTAACTATCCGTGTTTTAGGAGGTACCAAAAGAAGGTATGCCTCTGTTGGTGACAAGATTGTAGTATCTATTAAAGATGCAACTCCTAACGGTAACGTTAAAAAAGGAGCTGTTTCAACTGCAGTTGTTGTACGTACCAAAAAAGAAGTGAGAAGAGCTGATGGTTCTTATATCCGTTTCGATGACAATGCATGTGTTCTTTTGAATGCTGCAGGAGAAATGAGAGGAACTCGTGTTTTTGGTCCGGTAGCAAGAGAACTTCGTGAAAAACAATTCATGAAAATTGTATCATTAGCACCAGAAGTGCTTTAA
- the rplQ gene encoding 50S ribosomal protein L17 — MRHGKKFNHLSRQTGHRKAMLANMACSLIEHKRINTTVAKAKALKQFVEPLITKSKEDTTHNRRIVFAYLRSKYAVTDLFRDVAAKVGDRPGGYTRIIKVGNRLGDNADMAMIELVDFNELYNGGKKEVKKAKSRRGGKAKKAEETTEAPAAESETTTEASE, encoded by the coding sequence ATGAGACACGGAAAAAAATTCAATCACTTAAGCAGACAGACTGGACATAGAAAAGCTATGTTAGCTAATATGGCTTGTTCTCTTATTGAGCACAAACGTATTAACACTACTGTTGCTAAGGCTAAAGCGCTTAAACAATTCGTTGAGCCTTTAATCACAAAATCAAAAGAAGATACGACTCACAATCGTCGTATTGTTTTTGCTTACTTACGTAGCAAATATGCGGTAACTGACTTGTTCAGAGACGTAGCTGCTAAAGTTGGAGACCGTCCAGGTGGATACACTCGTATCATTAAAGTTGGAAATCGTTTGGGAGATAATGCTGATATGGCAATGATCGAACTTGTAGATTTCAATGAACTTTACAATGGAGGTAAAAAAGAAGTTAAAAAAGCAAAAAGCCGTCGTGGTGGTAAAGCAAAAAAAGCTGAGGAAACTACTGAAGCTCCAGCTGCTGAGTCTGAAACGACTACTGAAGCTTCTGAATAA
- the rplP gene encoding 50S ribosomal protein L16, whose protein sequence is MLQPKRTKYRKVQKGKMKGNSQRGHELSNGMFGIKSVHEDGMFLTSRQIEAARIAATRFMKREGQLWIKIFPDKPITKKPLEVRMGKGKGAVEYWAAVVKPGRIMFEVGGVPLSVAKEALRLAAQKLPVKTKFVVARDFEA, encoded by the coding sequence ATGTTACAGCCTAAAAGAACAAAATACCGTAAGGTACAAAAGGGTAAAATGAAAGGTAACTCTCAAAGAGGGCATGAACTTTCTAATGGAATGTTTGGTATTAAATCTGTACATGAAGATGGAATGTTCTTAACCTCTCGTCAAATTGAAGCTGCGCGTATCGCTGCAACTCGTTTCATGAAGAGAGAAGGACAATTATGGATCAAAATATTTCCAGACAAACCAATTACTAAGAAGCCTCTTGAGGTACGTATGGGTAAAGGTAAAGGTGCCGTTGAATATTGGGCTGCCGTTGTTAAACCCGGAAGAATTATGTTTGAAGTTGGAGGAGTTCCTTTATCAGTTGCAAAAGAGGCTTTACGTCTTGCAGCTCAAAAGCTTCCAGTAAAAACTAAGTTCGTCGTTGCTAGAGATTTCGAAGCATAA
- a CDS encoding DNA-directed RNA polymerase subunit alpha, giving the protein MAIFNFQKPDKVIMIDSTDFEGKFEFRPLEPGYGLTVGNALRRVLLSALEGYAITSVRIEGVDHEFSTISGVVEDVTEIILNLKQVRFKRQIEDIDNEAVTISVSGKDQLTAGDFQKFISGFQVLNPDLVICNLDSKIKLNFDLTIEKGRGYVPAEENKKQNAAIGTIFTDSIFTPVKNVKYAIENFRVEQKTDYEKLVFEIKTDGSINPKDALTEAAKVLIHHFMLFSDERITLEADEIAQTESYDEESLHMRQLLKTKLVDMDLSVRALNCLKAAEVDTLGDLVSFNKNDLMKFRNFGKKSLTELDELVAVKNLTFGMDLAKYKLDKE; this is encoded by the coding sequence ATGGCAATATTTAATTTTCAAAAGCCCGATAAAGTTATCATGATCGATTCAACCGATTTTGAAGGTAAATTCGAATTTAGACCTTTAGAACCTGGTTACGGATTGACAGTTGGTAATGCACTTAGAAGAGTTTTGCTTTCAGCATTAGAAGGTTATGCAATTACATCTGTTCGTATCGAAGGTGTAGATCATGAGTTTTCTACTATTTCAGGTGTTGTTGAAGATGTTACCGAAATTATCCTTAATCTAAAACAAGTACGTTTCAAACGTCAGATTGAAGATATCGATAATGAAGCAGTTACAATTTCTGTTTCTGGTAAAGATCAATTGACAGCAGGTGATTTTCAAAAATTCATTTCAGGTTTTCAAGTTTTGAATCCAGACCTTGTTATCTGTAATTTAGATTCTAAAATCAAATTGAACTTCGATTTAACAATCGAAAAAGGTAGAGGATACGTTCCTGCTGAGGAGAACAAAAAACAGAACGCTGCAATTGGGACCATTTTTACAGATTCAATTTTTACTCCGGTAAAAAATGTAAAATATGCAATTGAAAACTTCCGTGTAGAACAAAAAACAGATTATGAAAAATTAGTTTTTGAAATTAAAACTGATGGATCTATTAATCCAAAAGATGCTCTTACTGAAGCTGCTAAGGTTTTAATTCACCACTTCATGTTGTTTTCTGACGAAAGAATTACACTCGAGGCTGACGAAATTGCACAAACAGAATCGTATGATGAAGAGTCATTGCATATGAGACAATTGCTTAAAACTAAGCTTGTTGATATGGATTTATCTGTGAGAGCATTAAATTGCTTGAAAGCGGCTGAAGTTGATACACTTGGTGATTTAGTATCGTTCAATAAAAATGACCTGATGAAATTCCGTAATTTTGGTAAAAAATCTTTAACAGAGCTAGATGAACTTGTAGCAGTTAAAAATTTAACTTTCGGAATGGATTTAGCTAAATACAAATTAGATAAAGAATAA
- the rplO gene encoding 50S ribosomal protein L15 yields the protein MNLSNLQPAEGSTHNQNKRLGRGEGSGKGGTAARGHKGAKSRSGYSKKIGFEGGQMPLQRRVPKFGFTNINRKEYEGVNLDTLQLLVDNGVITDSVSMTDFVANRLATKNEIVKILGRGELKAKLKVTAHKFTATAKAAIEAAGGEAVTI from the coding sequence ATGAATTTAAGTAACTTACAACCAGCTGAAGGGTCAACACACAATCAAAATAAAAGATTAGGTAGAGGAGAAGGTTCTGGAAAAGGTGGCACTGCTGCAAGAGGTCACAAAGGAGCAAAATCTCGTTCTGGTTATTCTAAAAAGATTGGTTTTGAAGGAGGTCAAATGCCACTTCAAAGACGTGTGCCTAAGTTTGGTTTCACAAACATCAATCGTAAAGAATACGAAGGTGTTAATTTAGATACGCTTCAATTATTAGTAGACAATGGTGTGATTACTGATTCTGTTTCTATGACAGATTTCGTAGCAAATCGTCTAGCTACCAAAAATGAAATCGTTAAGATTTTAGGTAGAGGAGAGTTGAAAGCAAAATTAAAAGTAACTGCCCACAAATTTACTGCTACTGCAAAAGCTGCTATTGAAGCTGCTGGTGGAGAAGCTGTAACTATATAA
- the rplE gene encoding 50S ribosomal protein L5, with translation MAYTPRLKEEYKSRVISALKEEFGYTNVMQVPKLEKIVLSRGVGAAVSDKKLIDYAVDELTKITGQKAVSTISKKDVASFKLRKGMPIGAKVTLRGERMYEFLDRLVTSALPRVRDFSGIKATGFDGRGNYNLGVLEQIIFPEIDIDKVNKISGMDITFVTTAKTDKEAKSLLAELGLPFKKN, from the coding sequence ATGGCATATACACCTAGACTAAAAGAAGAATATAAGAGTAGAGTAATCTCTGCTCTTAAAGAGGAATTCGGATATACAAACGTGATGCAAGTTCCAAAACTTGAGAAAATCGTTTTGAGCCGTGGAGTTGGTGCAGCTGTATCTGATAAAAAACTTATTGACTATGCAGTTGATGAGTTAACAAAGATCACTGGACAAAAAGCAGTATCTACAATTTCAAAGAAAGACGTTGCGTCTTTTAAATTGAGAAAAGGGATGCCTATTGGAGCAAAAGTTACTTTACGTGGAGAAAGAATGTATGAGTTTTTAGATAGACTTGTTACTTCTGCTTTACCACGCGTTAGAGATTTTAGTGGTATTAAAGCTACTGGTTTCGACGGAAGAGGTAATTACAACCTTGGAGTTTTGGAGCAAATCATTTTTCCGGAAATTGATATTGACAAAGTAAACAAAATTTCAGGAATGGATATTACATTTGTTACTACTGCAAAAACAGACAAGGAAGCAAAGTCATTATTGGCTGAATTAGGATTACCTTTTAAAAAGAATTAA
- the rplR gene encoding 50S ribosomal protein L18, with translation MSLTKSDRRQRIRFRIRKSISGTATNPRLSVFRSNKEIYAQLIDDVNGVTILAASSREKEIGKGTNVEIAAAVGKLVAEKALKAGIDTITFDRGGYLYHGRIKSLAEGARAAGLKF, from the coding sequence ATGTCATTAACAAAATCTGATAGAAGACAGAGAATTAGATTCAGAATTAGAAAATCGATCAGTGGTACTGCTACTAATCCAAGACTATCTGTATTTAGAAGTAACAAAGAAATTTACGCTCAACTTATTGATGATGTAAATGGAGTTACTATATTAGCTGCATCTTCAAGAGAAAAAGAAATAGGAAAAGGTACTAACGTTGAAATCGCTGCTGCTGTTGGAAAATTAGTTGCAGAGAAAGCGTTAAAAGCTGGGATTGATACCATCACTTTTGATAGAGGAGGTTATTTATATCACGGTCGTATTAAATCATTAGCAGAAGGCGCAAGAGCGGCTGGACTTAAATTCTAA
- the rpsN gene encoding 30S ribosomal protein S14: MAKESMKAREVKREKTVAKYAEKRKALKEAGDFEGLQKLPKNASPVRLHNRCKLTGRPRGYIRQFGISRVTFREMANNGLIPGVKKASW, translated from the coding sequence ATGGCTAAAGAATCAATGAAAGCCCGCGAGGTTAAGAGAGAAAAAACGGTAGCAAAGTATGCTGAGAAAAGAAAAGCTTTGAAAGAGGCTGGAGATTTTGAAGGTTTACAAAAATTACCTAAAAATGCTTCACCAGTTCGTTTGCACAATCGTTGTAAATTAACAGGTAGACCAAGAGGGTATATCCGTCAATTCGGTATTTCACGTGTAACTTTCCGTGAAATGGCTAATAATGGATTAATTCCTGGAGTTAAAAAGGCATCTTGGTAA
- the rpmC gene encoding 50S ribosomal protein L29: MKQSEIKDLSAAELQEKLSQTKKIYADLKMAHAISPIENPLQIRSVRRTVARLATELTKRELQ; the protein is encoded by the coding sequence ATGAAACAATCAGAAATAAAAGATCTTTCTGCAGCGGAGTTGCAAGAAAAACTTAGTCAAACTAAGAAGATATATGCTGACCTAAAAATGGCCCACGCTATTTCTCCAATTGAGAATCCACTTCAAATTAGAAGTGTAAGAAGAACAGTTGCAAGATTGGCTACAGAGCTAACTAAAAGAGAGTTACAATAA
- the rpsE gene encoding 30S ribosomal protein S5 — MMSKYKNVELVKPSGLELKDRLVSVNRVTKVTKGGRAFGFSAIVVVGDENGVVGHGLGKSKDVSEAIAKAVEDAKKNLVKIPLNGQSVPHEQKGKFGGARVFLIPASHGTGVIAGGAVRSVLESVGIHDVLSKSQGSSNPHNVVKATFDALLQMRSAYTVAKQRGVSLEKVFKG; from the coding sequence ATTATGTCTAAATACAAAAATGTAGAATTGGTAAAACCAAGTGGTCTTGAACTTAAAGATCGTCTGGTAAGTGTTAATCGTGTTACTAAAGTTACAAAAGGGGGTAGAGCTTTCGGTTTTTCTGCTATTGTAGTTGTAGGTGATGAAAACGGAGTAGTTGGTCATGGATTAGGAAAATCTAAAGACGTTTCTGAGGCAATTGCGAAAGCAGTAGAAGATGCTAAGAAAAATTTAGTAAAAATTCCTTTGAATGGACAATCTGTTCCTCACGAACAAAAAGGTAAATTTGGTGGTGCACGTGTATTCTTAATTCCTGCTTCTCATGGTACAGGAGTTATTGCTGGTGGAGCTGTTCGTTCAGTTCTTGAATCAGTAGGTATTCACGATGTATTATCTAAATCTCAAGGATCATCAAATCCTCATAACGTAGTTAAGGCAACTTTTGATGCTTTATTACAAATGAGAAGCGCTTATACTGTTGCAAAACAAAGAGGTGTTTCTTTAGAAAAAGTTTTTAAAGGTTAA
- the rpsM gene encoding 30S ribosomal protein S13, translating into MARIAGVDIPKNKRGVIALTYIFGLGRSRAIEILEKAQVSQDKKVQDWNDDEIGAIREAVGAFKIEGELRSEVSLNIKRLMDIGCYRGIRHRSGLPLRGQRTKNNSRTRKGKRKTVANKKKATK; encoded by the coding sequence ATGGCAAGAATAGCAGGGGTAGATATCCCAAAAAATAAAAGAGGTGTTATAGCACTTACCTATATCTTTGGATTAGGAAGAAGTAGAGCTATTGAGATTTTAGAAAAAGCTCAAGTTAGCCAAGACAAAAAAGTTCAAGATTGGAATGATGACGAGATCGGAGCAATTCGTGAAGCTGTTGGAGCATTCAAAATTGAAGGAGAATTACGTTCTGAAGTTTCTTTAAACATCAAACGTTTAATGGATATTGGTTGTTACAGAGGTATCCGTCATAGATCTGGTCTTCCGTTAAGAGGACAAAGAACTAAAAACAACTCTAGAACAAGAAAAGGTAAAAGAAAAACTGTTGCTAACAAGAAAAAAGCAACTAAATAA
- the rplF gene encoding 50S ribosomal protein L6 — protein MSRIGKSPIVIAAGVTVEVKDGIVTVKGKKGQLTQEFSDITVKVEGDQVLLERSSDHKDQRAKHGLYRSLINNMIIGVSEGFTKELELVGVGYRASNQGQKLDLALGYSHNIVLEVAPEVVLETISEKGKNPIVKLTSFDKQLLGQVAAKIRGFRKPEPYKGKGVKFVGEVLRRKAGKSA, from the coding sequence ATGTCAAGAATAGGTAAAAGCCCAATTGTAATCGCTGCTGGAGTAACTGTAGAAGTTAAGGACGGTATCGTTACGGTAAAAGGAAAAAAAGGTCAACTAACTCAGGAGTTTTCGGACATTACTGTTAAAGTTGAAGGCGATCAAGTTCTATTAGAAAGATCGTCTGATCATAAAGACCAAAGAGCAAAACACGGATTATACAGATCATTAATCAATAATATGATAATTGGTGTATCTGAAGGTTTTACAAAAGAACTTGAATTAGTTGGAGTTGGTTATAGAGCTTCAAACCAAGGTCAAAAGTTAGATTTAGCTCTTGGATATTCTCACAATATTGTTTTAGAAGTTGCTCCAGAAGTAGTTTTAGAAACAATATCTGAAAAAGGTAAAAACCCTATAGTAAAATTAACATCATTTGATAAACAACTTTTAGGTCAGGTTGCTGCGAAAATCAGAGGTTTCCGTAAGCCTGAGCCATACAAAGGAAAAGGTGTTAAATTTGTGGGTGAAGTATTAAGAAGAAAAGCAGGTAAATCAGCTTAA
- the rpsK gene encoding 30S ribosomal protein S11: MAKATAKKRKVIVESTGEAHISATFNNIIISLTNKKGEVISWSSAGKMGFRGSKKNTPYAAQMAAEDCSKVALEAGLKKVKVYVKGPGNGRESAIRSIHNGGIEVTEIIDVTPMPHNGCRPPKRRRV; encoded by the coding sequence ATGGCTAAAGCAACTGCAAAAAAACGTAAAGTTATCGTTGAATCAACGGGAGAAGCTCATATTTCTGCTACCTTCAATAACATCATCATTTCTTTGACAAACAAAAAAGGTGAAGTTATTTCTTGGTCTTCAGCCGGTAAAATGGGTTTCAGAGGTTCTAAAAAGAATACTCCATACGCAGCTCAAATGGCAGCAGAAGATTGTAGTAAAGTAGCTCTTGAGGCTGGACTTAAAAAAGTAAAAGTTTATGTAAAAGGACCAGGAAACGGACGTGAGTCTGCTATCCGTTCTATTCATAACGGTGGAATTGAAGTTACAGAGATTATCGATGTTACTCCAATGCCTCACAACGGATGTCGTCCTCCGAAGAGACGTAGAGTTTAA
- the infA gene encoding translation initiation factor IF-1 — protein sequence MAKQSAIEQDGSIIEALSNAMFRVELENGHIVIAHISGKMRMHYIKLLPGDKVKLEMSPYDLSKARITYRY from the coding sequence ATGGCAAAACAATCAGCAATAGAACAAGACGGATCAATCATTGAAGCATTGTCAAATGCGATGTTCCGTGTAGAGTTAGAAAATGGACATATCGTAATTGCTCATATTTCTGGTAAAATGCGTATGCATTACATCAAGTTATTACCTGGTGATAAAGTGAAACTAGAAATGAGTCCTTATGATTTGTCAAAAGCAAGAATTACTTATCGATATTAA